In Desulfatiglans sp., one DNA window encodes the following:
- a CDS encoding MFS transporter: MFRTTVDFTIGEAFKTRTMWLLLTFNVLNWFAVGGIMGHGYSFLNDLGIPRTEAGLFMGLISFVMVLGQMFIGFAGLKYDIRKLIIIGCSASIISYILMVFADASRVIVYTYAVFAGIGAGINALAMMNLIPNYFGVTNFPRISSITTPIGTLIGSTGAPICGQIRDVAGNYFLFWKIAAILMTIGLICLLFVRPPKHPSLKEVLFNG; encoded by the coding sequence GTGTTCAGGACAACCGTGGATTTTACCATAGGAGAGGCATTTAAGACCCGTACTATGTGGCTTCTTCTGACCTTTAATGTGCTTAACTGGTTTGCTGTAGGCGGTATAATGGGTCATGGATACTCTTTTCTTAATGACCTGGGCATTCCCAGAACAGAGGCCGGCCTCTTTATGGGTCTTATATCATTTGTGATGGTATTGGGGCAGATGTTTATTGGTTTCGCCGGGTTAAAATATGATATACGCAAACTGATTATAATCGGCTGTTCTGCGAGTATAATAAGCTACATTCTAATGGTTTTCGCTGACGCTTCCAGGGTCATTGTTTATACATATGCGGTATTTGCAGGCATAGGGGCAGGGATTAATGCCCTTGCCATGATGAACCTTATACCAAACTATTTTGGTGTGACCAACTTTCCAAGGATATCGAGCATCACTACGCCTATTGGCACCCTGATAGGGAGCACCGGGGCACCTATCTGCGGACAGATAAGAGATGTAGCAGGGAATTATTTCCTCTTCTGGAAGATCGCAGCTATCCTTATGACAATAGGGCTGATCTGTTTATTGTTTGTCAGACCGCCGAAACATCCGTCTTTAAAGGAGGTACTTTTTAATGGTTAA